One window of Poseidonibacter antarcticus genomic DNA carries:
- a CDS encoding 6-carboxytetrahydropterin synthase: protein MHWKISKEFDFCYGHRVWSQTLNTEFSLDGCLKCRHLHGHQGKILVYLEANELKDGMVTDFKHLNWFKKFIDDVLDHKFILDINDPLFETLIPNVSKTELIAFEEGYSIIDLTKFANDKIHLQELYEGYVIVDFIPTSENLSAWFLKIVQKKMDKLNVKVSHIEFLETPKSKSTFYA from the coding sequence ATGCATTGGAAAATATCAAAAGAATTTGACTTCTGTTATGGACATAGAGTTTGGTCTCAAACTTTAAATACTGAATTTTCATTAGATGGATGTTTAAAGTGTAGACATTTACATGGACATCAAGGAAAAATTCTAGTTTATTTAGAAGCAAATGAATTAAAAGATGGAATGGTTACTGATTTTAAACATCTAAATTGGTTTAAAAAGTTTATTGATGATGTACTTGATCACAAATTTATTTTAGATATAAATGACCCACTTTTTGAAACATTAATTCCAAATGTTTCAAAAACTGAATTAATAGCTTTTGAAGAAGGTTATTCAATTATTGATTTAACAAAATTTGCAAATGATAAAATTCATTTACAAGAACTTTATGAAGGTTATGTAATTGTTGATTTTATTCCAACAAGTGAAAATTTATCAGCTTGGTTTTTAAAAATTGTTCAAAAGAAAATGGATAAATTAAATGTAAAAGTTTCACATATAGAATTTTTAGAAACACCAAAAAGTAAAAGCACATTTTATGCTTGA
- a CDS encoding molybdopterin molybdotransferase MoeA — translation MAISVNETLDIISNIQTTLKYEIIAIEDAQNRVCAQDIIATSSLPKFNNSAMDGYAIIYADKGNELEIIDTIFAGDNNHTQLEKNTCIKIMTGARVPENTTAIIPKEDIQILNDKKIKILENELEYVKKLQHIKFIGEDIKIGEKLINIGDELNFAKITLLASQGISHIKVYKKPKIVVFSSGEELKLHYEKIEDHQIYNSNTPTFIARAKELGCDVTFIGQAKDTIGSIKELVLNSLDADLIITSGGVSVGDADFTKEAFNELNMKTLIDGIMVKPGKPTVFGKINNTYILNLPGNPLASSLIFELFGKILIQKLLGSNEINPSFIETKINKDFKIKKGRITIIPGIFDGQTFSISEKRSPGMVSILAKCNSLIVLNENVEYLSKDSTVKILPINWKFFSKEKKDFLTYE, via the coding sequence ATGGCCATTAGTGTTAATGAAACTTTAGATATTATTTCAAATATTCAAACAACTTTAAAATACGAAATCATAGCTATTGAAGATGCTCAAAATAGAGTTTGCGCTCAAGATATAATCGCAACGAGTTCATTACCAAAATTTAATAATTCGGCAATGGATGGATATGCAATAATTTATGCTGATAAAGGTAATGAATTAGAAATAATTGATACTATTTTTGCAGGTGATAATAATCACACACAATTAGAAAAAAACACTTGTATTAAAATAATGACAGGTGCAAGAGTTCCAGAAAATACTACAGCTATTATTCCTAAAGAAGATATACAAATATTAAATGATAAAAAAATAAAAATATTAGAAAATGAATTAGAATATGTAAAAAAATTACAACATATAAAATTTATTGGCGAAGATATAAAAATAGGTGAAAAACTAATTAATATAGGAGATGAACTGAACTTTGCAAAAATTACACTACTTGCAAGTCAAGGGATATCTCATATAAAAGTATATAAAAAACCTAAAATTGTGGTTTTTTCAAGTGGTGAAGAATTAAAACTTCATTATGAAAAAATAGAAGATCACCAAATATATAATTCAAATACCCCTACTTTTATTGCACGTGCAAAAGAGTTAGGATGTGATGTAACATTTATAGGTCAAGCAAAAGATACAATTGGATCTATTAAAGAATTAGTACTTAATTCACTAGATGCTGATTTAATTATTACTTCAGGTGGTGTATCAGTTGGCGATGCTGATTTCACAAAAGAAGCTTTTAATGAATTAAATATGAAAACATTGATAGATGGAATTATGGTAAAACCAGGGAAACCTACAGTTTTTGGGAAAATAAATAATACCTATATTTTAAATCTTCCTGGAAATCCTCTTGCATCCTCGTTGATTTTTGAATTATTTGGTAAAATACTAATTCAAAAACTTTTAGGATCAAATGAAATAAATCCAAGTTTTATAGAAACAAAAATTAATAAAGATTTTAAAATAAAAAAAGGAAGAATTACAATAATTCCAGGGATATTTGATGGACAAACTTTTTCTATATCAGAAAAAAGATCACCAGGAATGGTTTCAATTTTAGCCAAATGTAATTCATTAATAGTATTAAATGAAAATGTAGAATATTTATCAAAAGATTCTACTGTAAAAATATTACCAATAAACTGGAAATTTTTCAGTAAAGAAAAAAAGGACTTTTTAACATATGAGTAA
- the fabG gene encoding 3-oxoacyl-ACP reductase FabG: MNFTGSNVLVTGASRGIGAQIAKTLATYGLKVWINYRSGAEAAEKIKDEIETAGGKAAIIKADVTNEEEFVAAIKTIVDADGEISYLVNNAGITKDKLALRMSVQDFNDVINANLTSTFIGCKASLKFMGKKRFGSIVNISSIVGEMGNAGQTNYAASKGGVNAMTKSFAKEAAPRGIRYNAVTPGFIQTDMTNELKDEVKAEYEKNIPLSRFGQASEIADAVAFLLSDHSSYITGEILKVNGGLYV; encoded by the coding sequence ATGAATTTTACAGGTTCAAATGTATTAGTTACAGGCGCAAGTCGTGGAATTGGTGCTCAAATAGCTAAAACTTTAGCTACTTATGGATTAAAAGTTTGGATAAATTATAGAAGTGGAGCAGAAGCTGCTGAAAAAATCAAAGATGAAATTGAAACAGCAGGTGGAAAAGCTGCAATAATTAAAGCTGATGTTACAAATGAAGAAGAGTTTGTAGCTGCTATTAAAACAATAGTTGATGCAGATGGAGAAATTTCTTATTTAGTTAATAATGCTGGTATTACAAAAGATAAATTAGCATTGAGAATGAGTGTTCAAGATTTTAACGATGTAATCAATGCAAACTTAACATCTACATTTATAGGATGTAAAGCTTCATTAAAATTTATGGGTAAAAAAAGATTTGGTTCAATTGTGAATATCTCTTCAATCGTTGGTGAAATGGGAAATGCTGGTCAAACTAATTATGCTGCATCTAAAGGTGGAGTTAATGCTATGACTAAATCATTTGCTAAAGAAGCAGCACCAAGAGGTATTAGATATAATGCGGTTACTCCTGGATTTATACAAACTGATATGACAAATGAGTTAAAAGATGAAGTTAAAGCAGAGTATGAAAAAAATATTCCTTTATCAAGATTTGGTCAAGCTAGTGAAATTGCAGATGCTGTTGCTTTTCTTTTAAGTGACCATTCATCTTATATTACTGGAGAGATTTTAAAAGTAAATGGTGGTCTATACGTTTAA
- the queC gene encoding 7-cyano-7-deazaguanine synthase QueC, whose protein sequence is MSKEVKKKAICILSGGMDSTLSSYIAKKDGYEIIAVHYNYGQRTEKKELEAFRKICEDLEILNKYEIDIPFFTQIGASALTDESIDVPINGVESGVPITYVPFRNGIFLSITAAIAEKEEASAMYIGVVQEDSSGYPDCTEEFIADITKAINQGTKETTNIEIKTPLVHLTKMQIVQYAKELNIPLEHTWSCYKESEKACGVCDSCRLRLNGFKLANIKDPITYKE, encoded by the coding sequence ATGAGTAAAGAAGTAAAGAAAAAAGCTATATGTATTTTAAGTGGAGGTATGGATTCTACTCTATCTTCATATATAGCTAAGAAAGATGGTTATGAAATAATTGCAGTTCATTATAACTATGGACAAAGAACAGAAAAAAAAGAATTAGAAGCATTTAGAAAAATTTGTGAAGATTTAGAAATTTTAAATAAATATGAAATAGATATTCCATTTTTTACACAAATTGGAGCATCTGCTTTAACAGATGAATCTATTGATGTTCCAATTAATGGTGTTGAAAGTGGTGTTCCTATTACTTACGTACCTTTTAGAAATGGTATTTTTCTTTCAATTACAGCAGCAATTGCAGAAAAAGAAGAAGCTAGTGCCATGTATATAGGAGTTGTTCAAGAAGATAGCTCTGGTTATCCTGATTGTACAGAAGAATTTATAGCTGATATTACAAAAGCAATAAACCAAGGTACAAAAGAGACAACAAATATTGAGATTAAAACTCCTCTTGTACATTTAACTAAAATGCAAATTGTTCAATATGCAAAAGAGTTAAATATTCCATTAGAGCACACTTGGTCTTGTTATAAAGAAAGCGAAAAAGCATGTGGTGTTTGTGATTCATGTAGATTAAGACTAAATGGATTTAAACTTGCAAATATAAAAGATCCAATTACTTATAAAGAATAA
- a CDS encoding 7-carboxy-7-deazaguanine synthase QueE, whose protein sequence is MLEINEIFGPTIQGEGKLVGTPSIFIRFGKCNFNCVGFNVEYETPSGIKKCGCDSFYAVDKEFKNSWTNYKSYEEIVSEVNKLTLKSSNHYKIDIVITGGEPLLYWNKQEFQKLLKHYIEDGHQVTIETNASLNLNFTQDYQKKIIFSMSVKLSNSLESLKKRVNYETLRKILKETQNSYLKFVIDTKILEEAKNEIQTILKNIPKVKVYLMPLGDTASSINDNCEEVIQLAIDYGYIYSDRLHIRVWDNKRGV, encoded by the coding sequence ATGCTTGAAATAAATGAAATATTCGGTCCAACAATTCAAGGTGAAGGAAAATTAGTAGGAACGCCTTCTATTTTTATTAGGTTTGGAAAATGCAATTTTAATTGTGTTGGTTTTAATGTAGAGTATGAAACACCAAGTGGAATTAAAAAATGTGGTTGTGACTCATTTTATGCAGTTGATAAAGAGTTTAAAAACTCTTGGACAAATTACAAATCTTATGAAGAAATAGTAAGTGAAGTAAACAAATTAACATTAAAATCATCTAATCATTATAAAATTGATATTGTAATAACAGGAGGAGAACCTCTTTTATATTGGAATAAACAAGAATTTCAAAAACTTTTAAAACATTATATTGAAGATGGACATCAAGTTACAATAGAAACAAATGCTTCTTTAAATCTTAATTTTACTCAAGATTATCAAAAAAAGATAATCTTTTCAATGAGCGTAAAACTTAGTAACTCTCTAGAATCTCTAAAGAAAAGAGTTAACTATGAAACATTAAGAAAAATTTTAAAAGAAACTCAAAACTCTTATTTAAAATTTGTTATTGATACAAAAATCTTAGAAGAAGCAAAAAATGAGATTCAAACAATTTTGAAAAATATTCCTAAAGTAAAAGTATACTTAATGCCTCTTGGAGATACAGCAAGTAGCATAAATGATAATTGTGAAGAAGTAATTCAATTAGCAATAGATTATGGATATATATATTCTGATAGATTACATATTCGAGTTTGGGATAATAAAAGGGGCGTGTAG
- the acpP gene encoding acyl carrier protein yields the protein MALLEDVIEVVVEQLDCDAAEVKEDSKFIEDLGADSLDVVELVMALEEKFDIEIPDEDAEGILTVSDALKYIENNA from the coding sequence ATGGCATTATTAGAAGATGTAATAGAAGTTGTAGTTGAGCAATTAGATTGTGATGCGGCAGAAGTAAAAGAGGATTCAAAATTTATTGAAGACTTAGGTGCAGATTCACTAGACGTTGTTGAGTTAGTTATGGCTTTAGAAGAAAAATTTGATATTGAAATCCCTGATGAAGATGCAGAAGGTATTTTAACAGTATCAGATGCTTTAAAATACATCGAAAATAACGCGTAA